Genomic segment of Paenibacillaceae bacterium GAS479:
AAAGTTTCCGGCATCCAAGTATCTCCCGGCTCGTTGTAAGGAGTGAACTCGAACCAGTCCACTTCCATCTGTTTCACATCAAAGCTTGGAGGTCCGCCTGCCCAGGTGTTCGGAAACCACACGCCAAGCCATAACCTTCCCGCATTAGTAGGAATAAAGTTCGTGTTCGTTGCTACTTTGACATTATCAATGTAATAATCGACGCGCGCTGCTTCCGTTGGACTGCCGGTATGCCACTCGAAGCTGAAGTCATGGAATTGTCCATCGGCCACATTGACTGGCAAGTTGCCATACGTTGTTTGGTACTCGCCTTCATTTTCTCCGGTGAAGGTGTTGAACAGCGCTTTTTGAAAAGATTGCCCCGTATGAGCAGCGCCCGGACGACCCGGCAGCTCAATGTCGATCTCGTGATTATAAGCATAATAATCCGCGGTAGGCGACACGAGCCCCGCATTCACGGCACGCTGGAATTCAGGATCACCGGGGTAATACTCCTGATAGTTAAACGTCCACATTGTGGAGGCGACGCCCATATTACCGATGACCTTCGCACGCATCGTGTATTTGCCAGAGCCGAGATACTCACGAGAAGCGATGGCAGCTCCGACCCGCTGTTTGCCGCCTTGCTTAACACCACCGGGAGCCGAGCCGTCTCTCTTTAGGCCAAGAACATCGCCAGTATAGCTGTCGCCATGGGCTTCCAAAATGAGCTTACCACCAGACAGCTTGACGTTCTCCGGCACAACTCCGTTGTTATCGCCTCCCCATTGTTTAGCCGCGATGAGCCATTTGGTCGAGTCTAGCTCCGTGCCATTAAAGTCCTCCCTGAACGTACCTGAACCGTTGTGGCCGTACCAATCAAAAGCTTCCGCCTTTGGCATCGGAACCGCCGCCTGAGAAACCGTTGTTACCAGCAACAGGGCAGAAGCAGCAAGCAAACCATGTTTCCAACCGATCCTCATTGTTCCACCTTCCCTATTTAGAATTGAAGCGCGGGCTTCAACCCCACTATTTCATTCCTTTATACAGGGCACAAGGTAGGCAAGACCTACAATGAGGATAATGATACATATTCAGAAAATTGAGACAAATTAAAAAGCGTAGTCCCGTCCCAATGTCCGGCTCAGCAGCCTGATTCTTGCTTTGTAAGCATGCAGCTTGCTTTCGACAAGCTCTTCCGCCTCAGCCTGAGGCATAAAAGCACTGCAATAAGCTAACGCCCGCTCTTCCCAACGAACGGCCTGATCGGCTGCTTTGCAGAGCCCGTTCCAGTCCCGCTGCACCATATAATCCCGATCCGTCGGCCCCTTATCCAGTTGCCCGTACATTCGCCATTCGTTTTGCCGCAGTCCGCTTTCGAGCGCCAGTAGAGAATCCTCGTATAACGCCGAAAGCAGCAGCCCTTCTGCATATCGCCCCAAGGCATCAGCTCGCCCCGTGAAAGGTTCGAGCTTCCTCACAGACGCCTGGTAATAGGCTCTTTTGCGCCCCATATTGCTTTCTTCCCGGGCATCCCAAGCGGCTTGCATCCAGTCCATCGCTTGAGCGATGTCGGCGTCTCCTTCCAAAAAAACGCTCCGGAACAAACGCTCGAAATCTTCCATGGATGGATTCCAGCTGTATGCCGCTTGTGCGACAGTTGGATACCATCCCGTCTCCCAATGTTCGATTGGCGGAGAGAGAGAATAGAACCGGGTCCATGCCGAAGCAATCGTACCCGTCATGCCGCGCTTGGCCGCATGCCCCGCCCAAAACTTCACATTCGCCACCCGGTCCGCCGGATAAGCCGACCATTGATTGATGAAGTCTGCTCCGCGAGCACAGGAAACCCCAATCACCTCGTACCCCTGTTCCATATAATGCCAAACCCAAGGCACAGCCGATCCGCCGAAGTCGGGATACTGCCCTTCATCCCAATACTGCCGCACGACCGCCTGGTCTTCTTCCGGCAGCCCCTCCAAGTTCGGTCCCGCAGGCACTGCGCCAGGATCTCGATCCTCCCAATTTTGCGAAGAGTAATACCCGCCGCCATACCAGAACCAACTGCTTGGCTCACCGAACTCGTAATAACTCCAGGAGCAGATTGCCGTGCCTTTCGGCAGCTCGATTACCCGTTCAATACACCGCTCCAGATGGAACATATCGTCCCAGACGACCGGCTTTTTTCCAATCGATAATACGTATTCCGCAACCTTGCTGACATACTCCAAGTATAGATCCGCCTTACTTCCGGCTCCCATCCGCTCACGACAACGCTCGCAGCGCCCCAGCGCCAGCGTCTCGTCCGCTCCGATGTGCATGTAGACTGCATCCCGATGCGCGGCCGCTATCTCATCGATCATCTCGGTCACAAGCGCGAACGTTTCCGGCATTACAGGACAAAATTGCGACAGCAGTCCATCCTCGGACAAATGCTCATATCGCTCATGCTTCAAAATATAGTCCACATGCCCAAGACACTGCACAATCGGGATCATTTCCATCCCGTAGCGCCTCGCATGTACGAGCAGCACATCCCTGTCCCCGGCGCTTAAGCCTCCAGGCTTATGAATGTCGGGCAACCCCACGAACTCGAACTGGTCTTCGTATTCCACGAGCAGCGTGTTGATTTTGAAGGAAGCCAGCCGCTCAATGGCACCGAGCATATACTCCAGATTTGGAACAGAACCCTTCAGGTCAAAATGAAATCCGCGCAGCTCCAGCTCCGGAGCATCGTTTACGACAAGACCAGGAATGACATCGCCTTGATGGGCATGCAGCCATTGCCCCAGCGTGAACCAGCCGTATAAGGCTCCCCGGTACCCGGATGCCTCGATGCGGATGCCGCTGCTATCAATTCGCAGCTGATAGGCCTCGGGCGAAAGGTTTCTTTCAGGCTCAGGCCTAGCCTGAGGCGAAAACCTTCCGACGGCTTCAAGCTGGGCCTCCGCCTCGTCAACCGTCTGCCCGCTCTCATCGACGTCGCTGCTATTAACCTGCTCTGTATCTTCATCGCCGACTCTATCAACCCGCTCTGCATTTCCCTCGTCGACGGAACTTATATGAATCTGCCATTCATCTTCCGCGCCGATGCGAATGTCCATCCCCCCGCCGAACCGTGCCCTCCACTCTTGAGATATAACCTCCCCGAGCCATGCCAGCGCCGGGTTTACGCACACCTCCAGTCGCTTACCGGCTGGCTTCCAGACCCCATCCAGCCTGCGAGCAACCTTCGGCATCGGCAATAAAGGAAGCTTTTGCTCATCCCGTTTTTGCTCATCCCGTTTCTGCTCATCCCATCCAGTTGTGCTCAAAATCCCTGATCTCCCCTTTCCTCTCCAGCAGCATTCGATTGCGGTAATCCGATGGCGTCATTCCTACCTGTGATTTGAAAATGCGTATAAACGTCGAACGATTGCCGTATCCCACCTCGGCGGCGACATCCTGAATCTGTATGGCCGGATCGGTAAGCAGCCGCTTCGCCTGCTCCATTCGCACTTCACTTACCAGCTGCAGGAAGGTCCGGTTCATCTCCTTTTTCAAAAGCTGGCCGAGATAGCTCGGATTCATGCCAAATCGCGCCGCTGCACTCTCCAGACTCAGCTGCTGATCCCCATATTCTTTACGAATATAATCAGCAATTGAAGTGACGTAAGAAGACTTCGACGACGAAGGCAGCTCCTCCAAATGACGAATCAAACGCTCACAGGCATCCAGCAACATGGCCCGAATCTCGACGATAGTGGGATTGGTCTCGATAAGCTTCCCGAACGGCAGCTCTCCGGGATAAACCGAGGATCGATCCAGATTCAGCTCAAGAAGCAGTTTTTCCATCTCGTTGAACACCGAATAACTCATATAATGGATCCGGTACCACGCGGTGCGGCTCCCAGATATTCTACCTCCACTATTTCCCGGCGTCCGTTCCATCCACTCGCATAGCTCCAAGACAGCACGACGGGTCGATTCTACATTGCGGGAGCGGATGCCCGAGAGGATTCTGTCCTTGTACTTGATCCACTCATCCGAGCGGGTCTGGATAGGATTTTCATCCGTGAGCAGCTCCGCGAACGGAATCAGGCTGCCTTTGCCGCGAAATACTCGATACTGTACGGCCAGCTGGGATTCTCTGTAAGACGTCGAGATGAGCTCCGTGTCCTCATACCGATTCCCAATGCCGAACGTCCACGCGAATTGCGGATAGGGACGAAGCTGTTCCTGCAACTTATTAAGCAGCCGCATGACTTCCTCCTGTGATGGCTGATCCGGGTCCTCCGAAAGGCCATACAAAAGAAGGCTGAACGAGGAATCATCGAGCGGAACAAGCTCGCAGCCACATGCCGATAGCTCCGCGGCGAACCATTCCTTGATTAGGTTGTGAATGGCGGTTTGAATGCGTCCTTTGTCCCCCTCGCTGAGATCCTCACTTTCGTCACGTACACAGGTCATCACCTGGTAAAAGGCCGCATCTCGTACCGGGAGAAGTCCCAGCCCCGTCTCCGCAGGCCATTCATTATTTTTCAGCAAACCAGAGAGCATCGAGCTGCGAATCGCGCTCTGATTGGATTCCAGCAAGCTCGCATAGGACTGCGTAGACTGCACAAGCGATTGAATCGCATATTGCAGCGAGCTTGCCCGCGCCGAGCTTTCCGGTTGACCCGCATCCGGGGCAATCCCGATCCCCCATTTGCCAAGCGCCGCCTCCAGCGGTCGATGAAATCTCCGACTAAAGTAGAGAGACATAATAAATCCGATGACCAGCACAAGGATCGAGAGAGCAAACGTCATACGAGTGATGAACTGCATGGGAGCAAACAGCCGCTGCTTCGGAATAAGCACCGAATAACTCCAGTCATTGTAATTCGATCGCGCCGTGGCTTCGATATAACGCTCCGCATCCAGCCTTTTCTCAAGTGCACTTGAGATTAGCGCTCCGGTATTATCAAGCCCGCCCGTCTCTGAAAAAATAAGCCCATTATCCTTGCCCGCTATAATTAACGCTGCCGGATTTTCCATACGCCAGCTCTGCGTCTGCCGGAATAGACTCATTCGCACATCAATGAGCAGAACGGCATCATTGCGGAGTCCGTCATTGGTCAGATTGCGATGAAGCGTTACGACCTCCTCCGGCACCGGGTAGCCGCTGACCAGCCTCGCGCTTGTCATACGGGCGCTGCTCCAAGTCTCCGACTGCTTCCCATCTGCGACGAGAGCGACATAGTCCCGATCCGGATATTCGCCCAGCGGCATAACCGTATCGCTCGTAACAATCATGTCTGTCCTCGGGATATACAGATAGATACTGCCTATATTTGAGTAGAACTTCTCCTCATTGGCGATGATGCCGTGCAGCTCTTTAAGAAGCAGCTGATATTCTACCTCACTATCGAACAGATCGTTCTGCTCAAGGAAGAC
This window contains:
- a CDS encoding Helix-turn-helix domain-containing protein, coding for MTTFRRRFHARLSRSPLPIYFSLVVMLVVVMLSLPIYTIYTSKLKNQIAIIHKSLIDQVLTTYDGLLQEIDRTSVRLVENATLNRFVFLEQNDLFDSEVEYQLLLKELHGIIANEEKFYSNIGSIYLYIPRTDMIVTSDTVMPLGEYPDRDYVALVADGKQSETWSSARMTSARLVSGYPVPEEVVTLHRNLTNDGLRNDAVLLIDVRMSLFRQTQSWRMENPAALIIAGKDNGLIFSETGGLDNTGALISSALEKRLDAERYIEATARSNYNDWSYSVLIPKQRLFAPMQFITRMTFALSILVLVIGFIMSLYFSRRFHRPLEAALGKWGIGIAPDAGQPESSARASSLQYAIQSLVQSTQSYASLLESNQSAIRSSMLSGLLKNNEWPAETGLGLLPVRDAAFYQVMTCVRDESEDLSEGDKGRIQTAIHNLIKEWFAAELSACGCELVPLDDSSFSLLLYGLSEDPDQPSQEEVMRLLNKLQEQLRPYPQFAWTFGIGNRYEDTELISTSYRESQLAVQYRVFRGKGSLIPFAELLTDENPIQTRSDEWIKYKDRILSGIRSRNVESTRRAVLELCEWMERTPGNSGGRISGSRTAWYRIHYMSYSVFNEMEKLLLELNLDRSSVYPGELPFGKLIETNPTIVEIRAMLLDACERLIRHLEELPSSSKSSYVTSIADYIRKEYGDQQLSLESAAARFGMNPSYLGQLLKKEMNRTFLQLVSEVRMEQAKRLLTDPAIQIQDVAAEVGYGNRSTFIRIFKSQVGMTPSDYRNRMLLERKGEIRDFEHNWMG
- a CDS encoding Glycosyl hydrolase family 20, catalytic domain; translation: MSTTGWDEQKRDEQKRDEQKLPLLPMPKVARRLDGVWKPAGKRLEVCVNPALAWLGEVISQEWRARFGGGMDIRIGAEDEWQIHISSVDEGNAERVDRVGDEDTEQVNSSDVDESGQTVDEAEAQLEAVGRFSPQARPEPERNLSPEAYQLRIDSSGIRIEASGYRGALYGWFTLGQWLHAHQGDVIPGLVVNDAPELELRGFHFDLKGSVPNLEYMLGAIERLASFKINTLLVEYEDQFEFVGLPDIHKPGGLSAGDRDVLLVHARRYGMEMIPIVQCLGHVDYILKHERYEHLSEDGLLSQFCPVMPETFALVTEMIDEIAAAHRDAVYMHIGADETLALGRCERCRERMGAGSKADLYLEYVSKVAEYVLSIGKKPVVWDDMFHLERCIERVIELPKGTAICSWSYYEFGEPSSWFWYGGGYYSSQNWEDRDPGAVPAGPNLEGLPEEDQAVVRQYWDEGQYPDFGGSAVPWVWHYMEQGYEVIGVSCARGADFINQWSAYPADRVANVKFWAGHAAKRGMTGTIASAWTRFYSLSPPIEHWETGWYPTVAQAAYSWNPSMEDFERLFRSVFLEGDADIAQAMDWMQAAWDAREESNMGRKRAYYQASVRKLEPFTGRADALGRYAEGLLLSALYEDSLLALESGLRQNEWRMYGQLDKGPTDRDYMVQRDWNGLCKAADQAVRWEERALAYCSAFMPQAEAEELVESKLHAYKARIRLLSRTLGRDYAF